The window ctgtgtgtctgtctgtctgtctgtctgtctgtctgtctctgtgtcctttTGAACAagcataaaatatttttttggctTCAAACTACAGACTGAATGACAATTGCAGCATACTTGGGATCATACAACATTAAAACCAAAATGCTGTTTAGCATCATTATAGCACCTCTTCACACAAGCAATATGTGCTTCGCTTATTGTTACTTCACTTTGATGTTTGAGTTTCTCAGTTCTCACTTTAAATCTGAGTCCAACACATGTAtctacaagcatgatttgtgccCTCAACTAGTTTGAAAACCATTTGTGGTCTAGAGTACAATTAACTCACGAGAATGGTCTTTTCATTGAAGTGGGAGACATTTGGTGTCCAGCAGTTATATGTTTGAAATGAATAATAAGTGCATATTCATAATTGTGAATTTTTCAATATGGAAGAAGGattagatgtaattttaagaatTTCTAATGAGGTAAATTGGACTTTATGTGGAAAAATCTGgaaatacaaattattattccaaGCCAAGTATTTTTTACATGTGTTAAAACATGCCATTAAGCTTCTCACTAAATTGTTTTGAATTTCAATTATTAACCTTGAAAAGGCTGTATATCTAATTAACTGCCAGTAGAGGGAAGTAGTGGCCTATGGTCACAGTCATAATAGTATAAAGGGAACAATCCCAGTTTACACTTTCTTTCAAGATTGTTGCAAACAAAGGGGAAAAGTATGGTTTTCATATTTAGTGCTAttgacacacctgagacagtTAAGTGATCAATAATAAGTACTAAGTAAGTTGTATTCATGCATCAGATAACATTTTCTTTGGATATGGTTGAATAATAGACCAAGTTGAAATTACTGATAAAGCTGAAGGAATAAACTAGTTTGGATTGGTTGTTCCACAGTACActgcaattttattttattttcaaacatgACAGTGTTGTAAAGTGGACTGACAAATCAGCTGAAATTGTGGTGCATGTACATTGGTGGTGATTGAGTGGTGATTGTAATATTCTACAGATcaagtttgtgtttctgctctATCTGACCTGGCTATGTTCTGCTCTGCTTGGAAAAAGTAGTGAATGTATGATGTATGACATCTTCAATCTGGTTTCCTCTTTGTTACACAATCAAGAAATTTGTATTTTAGTCACTCATTCAAACTCAATTATCCCACAATTAGACAAATAAGTCAGATGGAAAACAGAAAAGTTAACTTGTCATGATGGATGGTTGTATAAATGGTCCAAGCAGTCAAAAAATCAATGTGAACGTAACAGGAAAGGTCATCAAGTCAGgaaaaaatattgtataaaaGTGAATTCAGTAGAGTCACGAAAAGACTCCTCCATCCCTGAACCCATTCAAGGTTATGTTATGCAACTTCCATCCATTTTCACATAACTAAAGTACAACTACATTTCAAaagattttctttctctgtttttagaTTTCCAACAGTCAAAATGTCTTATGACATTACTGCAAGATGTCCAATTTTATAATTTGACATGATAGTTTGAATTTTCATTTCCCAGATAATAATATTGTGATAATATTGTGTCCTTTGCAGTGGACATGTATTCGGACACCAGGTTACTTGTTCTCCCTTCAGTGCCTTAGGAATCGCAACGTTCACTGTCTCTATCTACATTTTTAGGAGTTAATCAACTTGGTTGACCAAGGCATATTACTTTTTACAGATTAACCTTTTATGGACTGATTTATTTAGAAGTTACTGGTGAGTAAAATTTGTCATTTGTGTGCAAACTCATTCAGCTTATAATGAGAACTCTGAGGTAGTAGGTATGATACTAACCTGTTAGttattacaagctaagaaaccAAAGAAGTTGAAGTAAAACTACAAAACTAATTTCCTgccaaaaatgtatgtaaacacAGTACTGATCATGCAGAAACCTGAAAGCTCAAATACATTGCCCTGCACTGCTGAAAAACCTGGAATCTGAAATGTGAAACTGGCAGACCTGGAAGCTGAACTGCATTACCTAAACACGTACATTGCTAAAAAAgctaaactaactaactaaactTTAGTACTGTCAAAGCTGAAAATTGTAATAAACTGTtaagaaagactgaaagaagAAATGCTTTGTATAAATATCACACAGATGAACTGATTTGCTGAATACTTTGGAAAAGAAAAGGCATTAGCCTAACCACAGAGAGTTGCAAAGCACTGCTGAAAATTGAGAAATGTCAAATGAATTGAACTGGAATCTGAACTGCTTTATCTGAAGACACTCTATGAGCTGAAATGCATTGCTAAAAAGCTTGAAGCTAAACTGTAACATACACTCATTACAACACCCAGTTTGCTATGGTGACAGTCTACCCCTGTGTTAAGAGTGAGACAAGCACCCACATTCATATCCATTACCCAAAAGTCAACATTATTCACCAAACAACTTCTTGTAACTCAAAAACTAAAAGCcacattggaaaaaaaaaagttagtgaCTTCATTGGCTATACTGGTAGATGACGTGtgaatacaatttaaaacaaaggaCCTGTGACAATTTATACATCACTATCATTTCCTTTTTGGACAAGGAGATTGAGAGCTCAGATAACATTGGAGTGAATGAGACTGATAAATAGCCCTCTCTGCCCTTTTGGGTGATTTATTAAAAAACTTTGGGTCCTGTAcagcaattttattttatttttttaatcaaaatgcCCACTTTccagtttctgtttcttttttgtttagaAATACATTATTACGCTAACAACATGATCACCATTTCTTTTTCTAGATATGCCACCTATGATGGAAGTGAAGGGGGAACCAGGACCCCAAGGGAAACCTGGACCAAGAGGCCCCCCTGGGCCATCAGGACTTCCAGGAAAACCTGGACTGGGGAAGCCAGGTCTCAATGGCCAGCCAGGCCCTCAGGGGCCTCCTGGCTTTCCAGGAATTGGCAAGCCTGGACTTCCAGGTCTTCCAGGAAAGATTGGACTAAAGGGGATGCCAGGGCTTAATGGCGAGGTTGGTCCCCGTGGTGAACCAGGTCCTAGAGGTCCTCCAGGGCATCCCGGCCTCCCTGGCCCAGCTGGCCTATCTCTAAATGGAAAACCTGGGCTTCCAGGTATCAGAGGCCCCGCTGGGTCACGGGGAGAACCAGGATTAAAGGGCCTTGCTGGCCCACCAGGTGACCGTGGGTTTAAGGGTGATAATGGAAATGGGAAGCCAGGAGCTCCTGGTATAAGGGGTCCACCTGGGCTAAAAGGCAGTGCAGGACAAACTGGTTTTCCAGGTGTAGGCAAGCCTGGACCAAAAGGTTTGCCTGGAGCACCTGGTCTTAAAGGTGATAATGGACTCCCGGGAGAtcgaggagaaccaggagaagcTGGGTCTCCAGGTCTACAAGGTTTGCCAGGGCCAATTGGGTTAGGGAAGCCTGGACTGGATGGACTGCCAGGAGTACCAGGTCCACTAGGTCCGAAAGGTGAGCCAGGGCTCAGAGGTGCTCCTGGATTTCCTGGGACTCCAGGCTATGGAAAACCTGGTCTAGGTGGGCCAAAAGGAGACAAGGGCAATATTGGTTTGCCTGGTTTCCCAGGGGACAAAGGCGATCAAGGAATGGTGGGCCCAATTGGGGAGTCAGGCCTTGATGGGCAACCAGGACCACAAGGACTTCAAGGCCCAATGGGACTCCCAGGAAAACATGGCATTCCAGGACTGAAGGGAGAGCTGGGGCCCCAGGGTCCTCCAGGACTGCCTGGCCTCAGAGGTGACCAAGGCCCGAGTGGGATCTCTGGAAAACCTGGTATCCCTGGGGACAAAGGTATCCCTGGGCTGCATGGTCCTATTGGAAAACCTGGACCCAAAGGTGAAGCAGGGCATATTGGCATACCTGGTAATCCTGGGCTGACAGGTTCTCCTGGGCCAAAAGGTGAGACAGGGTTTATGGGGACAACAGGTCCCAGGGGTCAGTCAGGTATTCCTGGTCTTCAAGGCCCCATGGGTCCCATGGGGCCACAAGGTGTCCCTGGCCTGAAGGGTGAACCTGGAATTCCAGGGTCTCCAGGACTGGGTAAGTTTGGAGAGAAGGGAGCTATTGGTCCCCAAGGTCCTCCAGGGAAACCAGGCACTGCTGGACTTAATGGTAACCCTGGCCTACCTGGGCCACCAGGGCCTCCAGGTCCTCCAGGAAATGGCCAAACAGTTGTTGCAGGTCCAACAGATTCAGAGTTGGAAGGGGATGAAGTACCAGGGGACAGGAAAGGGCCAGCATACAGTCAAGTCCCACTCTCTGCCTCTGTAGCACCAGCCTTCACAGCCATCCTCAGCAcacctttccctccctctggcATGCCAATCAAATTTGACAGGACCCTGTACAACGGGCAAAATGCCTACAGTGCGGCTACTGGCATGTTCACTGCTCCTATATCTGGTGTCTACTACTTTGCTTACCACATGCATGTAAAGGGAACTAGCCTGTGGGTGGCACTGTACAAGAACAATGTACCAGCCACTTACACCTATGATGAATACAAGAAAGGCTACATGGACCAGGCGTCGGGAAGTGCTGTCCTAGAGCTGAAGGAGGGTGACCAGGTATGGGTCCAGATGCCTTCGGATCAGGCAAATGGCCTCTATTCCACCGAGTACATCCACTCCTCCTTCTCAGGATTCCTGCTCTGTCCCACATAACCCTGTCCTTTTATTCCCAACATGTTCCTATATTGGCACCTCAGAGCAGCCCTAAACCTAAAATACCTGCAGCCataatagaaacacaaaacccaTGAAATTCTCAATACTATTTCCATCATCTTTATCTCTCACCCTCAACAATatcagtgaaagaaaaaaaacttttttgaaTGAAATATGGAAAGATttaaaaggcaggaaggaataTCATactgtgttctgtgtttcagtgtccttcaaatgtgtgttttgggttgtattttatgttggtgtttttagcttatattattttaattattatattgtcataattttattgttattatttggtCCTTGtcatcattgttgttgttgtttattggATTCAGACTATTAAGTGCCTTACTTTGTAATGTGCTAGTAACAGACCTTCCCATGTGACTGCACATCCTGCCCACATGCTCTGACATCATAAGGACGACATCACCAGaccatggggggggggtgattggTTCGTCTGGCTGCAGCCACGCCCTCCTTGTGTTCCTACTTAAACAGTGAATGACAATACTGACATAAAGAGCAACAGTACAACATATAACTTAGAAATATAGACAAACAATagtaaaacaagacatttggtGCTATaagatcattattttcactttccTTTTGTTTGACCTTTTTGGTACTCTAAACAGTTGctttattacaattattattggGATTAAATAGTTATTTTTAGAGTGAGATACATATTTTTACAGTTAGTTGGAATAAACATCTGTTTCTGCTTCCGTCTGAACTTAGTAGCCAACCATTTCTGGTTCACATTTTTATGGGTCTTTGTATTTCATATAATTTATTGAACTATCCAGAAATGCAATTTAGAAATACAATCCAAGAATAGTATGACCTTACAGTATTAGAATTATTCAATTTGATTTGGCCTTTTTAAAAGCATCAACAACATCATGCAAGGACAAtgccttttttaaactttcaggACAATATTAATTGAGGACGATATGTATGCATACAGTCAATGTTTACATGCCATAGAATAGATACTGAGAGCAACTGCAAATGGACAGTAAGGGCACAACTATAGCTGGATCGATGAACTGTTTCCTTGTATCGATCTGATGGTTTTTCCCTTTTCCCATATGCATGTTGCAGTCATCCTCTTCGCATGCTCTGACCATGACATCACTGCTTTCTAATGGTATACTCCTGATTAATAAATCAAAGTGAACAGTCTGTACTGCCATACAAGTCCAGACTAATATACTGCAGAATTTTGAAGATGCTGTCAACTTAAGAAAACAATGAGGTAAATGGATGACAAATAAAATTCATCCATTTTCTCCTTCACTGCACGTGACTAGTTGCTGGGCAAATGATTTATTTGTAgttttcaataaaaatattttcaataatTCCCAAACCACATTAGTGTCAAAAATAGCTGAATTAGTTCAGCTTAATGAAAGGATCCCTGGCAACAAGCACAGGATGTTTCAGAGTGGAATATTGTCAAACTATATGGCTGGAAATGAGAATTGATCTGCATTTACTCCATGAATAAGTAAAGGGACTGACTGAGGCCCACAGGTTGTGAAATACAGGTTGTGTAACATTTAACAAACCCCTGCCAGATTTCTTGGAGAGGTGGTAGGCCAAGGGTGAGAGCTGTGTATTTGCTCATTTCTGTTGGATGAAACATTAAAGTTACATGCTGTATGCGTATGCATGTGCTTGTATGTTCCAGTATGTGTACCTAACTGCCTGTCACTgtgtcaatatgtgtgtgtgtgtgtgtgagagagagagtgaatgtataggtgggagggtgggtgaatgggtgtgtgtatatgtgtagtTGTGTCACATTGTCCCCCTGGCATTCAGGTCATAAACACTTCAGCaaagataataataaacttGAGTAAAGTTACAAAACATTTGGAAGAGCTCACAGATCTGTCAATGTTCCACAAGAAATTTTACTTAAAAAGGTTGACCTCTGTCAGGTTTTTAAGAAAATCCCAAATAGGTTTACGTTATGACACTCTAATGGTGCCTTTGCAAATTAAGGGAACACATTATAAAATAAGTGATTGATGAATGTAAAAAACAGATTATGGGAGAAAACAGAAATTAAACTGACACACTGAGACAAGAACATTTTTAGACATGAATCACTGGTTAACACTGAACAGACTATTTGCATATTAGTCCAATGAATGGAATAATAGTGTGCAATAAATCTGTGTTGTACAAGTcatgaacaaaaaagaaaatacattctgTGAAATGTACAagatattttattgattgttgcaATTACCGAagacaggagaaagaaaaagaggtttGGGCAAAATTGTCGGATGTTATTTCACAATGAAAAATTTGGTGCTTACATGACCTTCTCCGTGCCTTTAAATGCCTCAGCTCAGAAAAAAATACCAATGTAACTTCTGCAGCCCCAAATACTTTCATTACACTGAATTAAGGACTACCTTACATCATGATGGAGGAATGTCAATGTACAGAAAGACTGTGCCAAATATTAAACTTTGCAATCAGAATGAATGTATACTCTTTCACTGattaacaaacatttttataaaccATCAACTATGCAGTGTCACTAAACAGTGACTATTCAAGTTGCTCTGAAAAAGCAGTGCTAGGATAAGGCCTAATCAGTATTTTACATCTATGTAATGCAAACAATGCACTTGTTCCTACCCTATTTGTCTCATAACATGAACACACCCACAGCTGCGATGTATCATTATCACATGAGTCTAAAAGACAGTCCAAGGCTcgttatgtactgtatgttgccttttttgtcttcttcttttttttggacatATGAAATGGTGATGTGACTTACATGTGGCTATTACTCGCTGTccttatgtttgtttttaaagacaaTGTCGCTTGCGAAGTTTGCCCTGTGTGCAAATCATTTAACAAGTGTCAGTAAGATCCATGTACCGTCTCCATCACAAATTGCTTtgaactgttttctgtttttttctttataaaaacaacaaaaaaaagtttaaaaaaagccttGCTTCGGTTCTTAAGggatatttgtttgttttagtttcagtAAATACAAACGGCCATTCCCATTTGCACATGGAATTAATGAAgatgtatttatacatttatgatAATTTAATAGGGATGCCAAAACTGACCACCGAAGCCTAGAACGTATAAATGGTATTTAACAGCATTGATGAGTTAAGAGCATTTACAACATGTAGTTAGCATTCTAGCGTTGTTTGTGAAGGATTATTTGTGGACTTGTATTTTCTATTTGTGTAATGTACAATGTATCTACTTATAGGATTTTTGTCATACAAGGCTATTGCGTGCACTCTATGCAATAGAATTTGGGTATAAAATGCACTCTTTTTGATTGAAAATGTTTGTCTGCTTATACAAAATCTACAGTACTTGATTGTATTGATACCACATCAATAAAAACCTTCTTGTATGTTTGTGTCAGATTTCCATTTCTCTGCACTGGAATACATAACACTGCCAATTctttgaaaatgtttgtgtttattagtAGGCTAGTAGTGGTTGTAACCTCtgagtagtattagtattagaaATTCGGTTTTCTCAGTCCAGGATTTCTCCATGGCACGTTTGCTTTAGAAGATTGTTGCAGGTAAAGGAATGGACACTAGAGGGAGATATACAATTATAATGAAATCAGTACTTCAGAATGCAGTTTCATATACAACGACTCTTGTCTGATCTGTCATTATGCTCAGAGCTGCATTGATAAGCCATTACTTGTCAGTTCAGATCACTTcataacaaatgtgtgtttgtcagtcacTTGGAATGTCCTCTGATGACAGATAACAAGAATCGgcttgaaatgaaaatataggcctaaatatgaatCTTTGTATTAGTTTACCCTGTATTTAGATTCCATCCTCAAAGGCTCTGAAAAGTAATTAACTTTAGGGCAACTTAAGGAACAGAGAGACTTGTGTGTCCACagatatttcattttctctccttctttacACTAGTGTCTTATGGCCGATGGGATGCATATATTGGGTGCTTAAAGTTTCACTACAACACTTGACTCCATCTAAGATAGCCCACATAAACCCAGAGACACTCTGACGTAGGAAATGATAGTGATAAATTATAATCACTTTCAATTAAAACACCATGATGTATCCTATGGGCAACAATGTGCATAACTCATATGGCTATTTACAacatacattttacataatgTTTTCATCCAATCATATTTCTAGTACAACAATCTATGTGTGGTCATTTTCTGGAACTGTCGTCACCATGGTGAGCTGTCATCACGGACCCGGATTCTTCTTACGTCGTACTGACGCCAGACACATTTCGCCGCTGCATTTGCGGAACCCCGGTAAAGCTCGGACATCCAAACAACATCCTCGCAAACTTGATTTTGACAAAAGTAATACGTGTAGATtagagaacaacaacaacagcagctgtttcaattgatctgtttttttaaactaataaataaagtgaaactgAGCCACAAAGGACCACAGCAGGGAGACAAAGTACGCATGGATACAGCAAGGTGCAGGCTACGCTATGCTCATGTATTAATTAGGTTGGTGCTTGTTCTCACAGTAGAGTAGGCTAAGAATTAGACAGCGCATGTACAGAAAGAAAAACGCTGATTTTTTCCAGAGGTATTTGATGGTGTTGACGTGCCATGAACTTGTGTTGCTTTCGTGGCTGATATTTCCGACAGTGCTGATGGTGTCGTCAAACTGAGAAGGCTCCTCCCCAACAACAGTCCCCGACCTCCGACGAGAATCCAAGCTGCCACATTGAAGAGGAACAAAAAAGGCGACCTGACAGCGGTTACTGCACTCCCTCCACTTTCTCCGGGGTAGTCACGGGATTTCAATGTTCAGCCTGCTCTTTGTAAGTACCAAATAACTTAACTAACTAAAACGGACCTCTTGTAACTTGTCCCTGATGTGATCGTGTACAATTGCAAAGACCGTAGATTAGCCAGAGCGGGGGTAAAAAGTTAGTTCATATTGTGAGTTGATAAGCACAACAAAAGTGAGCTAAAGTTAGTTGTAGCCTACGAGTGGTTGTCTTGAGTAGATGAAGCGGTGTGGAGCCTCACGCTGGTTAACGGCAGCTCTCAGAGCAAGGCTTAGGCGGCTACAACGTCGTCAAATTTGATCAAAACTGTGTTAACCTATACAGTTATCCACCTTTAATATTCGACACCCTTGTGTGAGTTAACTTTAACGTGGCGAGTGTTAACGTTGTCTGTGAACTGGTCAATAACCGCTCCTAGCTGAGCCTGCTAGCTGAGCTAAGTTAGCTCTGCTGGTAGGACTGAGGCTATTTCctagaagaagcagaagaaaaaaaaaaattggactAGCGTTACGGCCACTCTCATCCgcttttgtttatgttttaaaacacaGCACATTAGGTGTTGTGTCTCTATGTTATTGTCCAAACTTCAACGTCGTTCTCAATTTCACAAAATGAGAGCTAACGTTACCCTTAGCTTTACAATGAAGCTCTTGGTTAATCAGTGTAGGTAGCATTTCTCATGGACAACATCTAGCTTAACGTTAACCGAGGCTTTGGTTGACGCTTTAACTGCGGTGTTGGCTGACGTTCACGACAGCGCAACCATTTCAAGGTTTAAAATATAACCCGTGGTTGTGTTTTACAATCTTTCGAGCTTATGTTGGTGTGTACCCATGGTCTCGACAGACGTCCGTAGCTGTGAAAAGCTTTGCTAATAGAGGTAGATAGCGACTGAGCTAACTGCCTTCCGCCCTTTGTGACAAATCTTGACCCAGAGCATGGTTGACCCACTTCTTTTAAGCCATATGCCGCGGTAACACTTGAATAAGAAAGCCAAGGGGTTCATAACCCGATAGTTCCTGTCTGTTATACTGACACGGGTGACCGTTTGCATTATAAAAGTGTCTATTGTTAACTAGCCGGTTTTACTCGGTAAAGTCGCCAGGCTTCCATGTAGAGATGCAGCCAACACTGGGGTTAGGTGGGCCTATAATTTAGCCTTGtctggtttcctaaaaacagaAAGCGCCCAGCCATTTAGCCATGTGGGCTGAAGTGAAATGAGGAAATGCACTTGGGGAGGAAGTTGACTAGAGCAGCTGTGACACTAAAGGCCGCAGCACATTCCCATGCCTCTCAGTTTTCAATTTATGACCTTACAATGGTTTGAGTCTCCCCTCTGGTAATAATTTCTAGTGTGTAGCTAATACAAATGAATGGCTTTGGAAACTCCTACTAAAATGGGCGGATGAGTCAATGAGTAACCGGTGTAA is drawn from Scomber japonicus isolate fScoJap1 chromosome 15, fScoJap1.pri, whole genome shotgun sequence and contains these coding sequences:
- the col8a2 gene encoding collagen alpha-2(VIII) chain encodes the protein MLVTMLLSVACMLLMLGGRALAGGYPPVPHMKYMQPMMKGPIGPPFREGKGHYIDMPPMMEVKGEPGPQGKPGPRGPPGPSGLPGKPGLGKPGLNGQPGPQGPPGFPGIGKPGLPGLPGKIGLKGMPGLNGEVGPRGEPGPRGPPGHPGLPGPAGLSLNGKPGLPGIRGPAGSRGEPGLKGLAGPPGDRGFKGDNGNGKPGAPGIRGPPGLKGSAGQTGFPGVGKPGPKGLPGAPGLKGDNGLPGDRGEPGEAGSPGLQGLPGPIGLGKPGLDGLPGVPGPLGPKGEPGLRGAPGFPGTPGYGKPGLGGPKGDKGNIGLPGFPGDKGDQGMVGPIGESGLDGQPGPQGLQGPMGLPGKHGIPGLKGELGPQGPPGLPGLRGDQGPSGISGKPGIPGDKGIPGLHGPIGKPGPKGEAGHIGIPGNPGLTGSPGPKGETGFMGTTGPRGQSGIPGLQGPMGPMGPQGVPGLKGEPGIPGSPGLGKFGEKGAIGPQGPPGKPGTAGLNGNPGLPGPPGPPGPPGNGQTVVAGPTDSELEGDEVPGDRKGPAYSQVPLSASVAPAFTAILSTPFPPSGMPIKFDRTLYNGQNAYSAATGMFTAPISGVYYFAYHMHVKGTSLWVALYKNNVPATYTYDEYKKGYMDQASGSAVLELKEGDQVWVQMPSDQANGLYSTEYIHSSFSGFLLCPT